A stretch of Castanea sativa cultivar Marrone di Chiusa Pesio chromosome 2, ASM4071231v1 DNA encodes these proteins:
- the LOC142624104 gene encoding thioredoxin-like protein YLS8 — MSYLLPHLHSGWAVDQAILAEEERLVVIRFGHDWDETCMQMDEVLASVAETIKNFAVIYLVDITEVPDFNTMYELYDPSTVMFFFRNKHIMIDLGTGNNNKINWALKDKQEFVDIVETVYRGARKGRGLVIAPKDYSTKYRY, encoded by the exons ATGTCGTACCTGCTACCACATCTGCACTCAGGATGGGCGGTGGACCAGGCCATCCTCGCCGAGGAAGAACGACTCGTCGTCATCCGCTTCGGTCATGACTGGGACGAGACCTGCATGCAG ATGGATGAAGTGCTGGCTTCTGTTGCCGAGACTATCAAAAACTTTGCTGTTATCTATCTTGTGGACATCACTGAGGTGCCTGATTTCAACACTATGTACGAGCTCTATGACCCATCCACAGTCATGTTCTTCTTCAGAAATAAGCACATTATGATTGATCTTGGCACTGGAAATAACAACAAGATAAACTGGGCTCTCAAGGACAAGCAAGAGTTCGTTGACATTGTCGAGACAGTCTACCGTGGGGCAAGGAAAGGTCGTGGTCTGGTGATTGCTCCTAAGGACTACTCCACCAAGTACCGTTACTAA